In Rattus norvegicus strain BN/NHsdMcwi chromosome 1, GRCr8, whole genome shotgun sequence, a genomic segment contains:
- the Plagl1 gene encoding zinc finger protein PLAGL1 isoform X1, producing MAPFRCQKCGKSFLTLEKFTIHNYSHTRERPFKCSKTECGKAFVSKYKLMRHMATHSPQKTHQCTHCEKTFNRKDHLKNHLQTHDPNKMIYACEDCGKKYHTMLGYKRHMALHSASSGDLTCGVCTLELGSTEVLLDHLKSHAEEKAHHAPREKKHQCDHCERCFYTRKDVRRHLVVHTGCKDFLCQFCAQRFGRKDHLTRHTKKTHSQELMQESLQAGEYQGGYQPIAPPFQIKADPMPPFQLEMPPESGLDGGLPPEIHGLVLASPEEVPQPMLSMPPMQPMPEQPFTLHPGVVPSSPPPIILQEHKYSPVPTSFAPFVSMPMKADLKGFCNMGLFEEFPLQECQSPVKFSQCFEMAKEGFGKVTLPKELLVDAVNIAIPGSLEISSLLGFWQLPPPPPQNGFMNGTIPVGAGEPLPHRITCLAQQQPPPLLPPPPPLPLPEPLPQPQLPPQFQLQLQPQPQMQPQMQLQPLQLQLPQLLPQLQPEPEPEPEPEEEEEEEEEIEEEEEIEEEEEAEPEAEEEEEAEDEEEAEEEEEEPQPEEAQIAMSAVNMGQPPLPPTPHVFTAGTNTAILPHFHHAFR from the exons atggctcCTTTTCGCTGTCAAAAATGCGGCAAGTCCTTCCTCACCCTGGAGAAGTTCACCATCCACAATTATTCCCACACCAGGGAGCGCCCATTCAAGTGCTCCAAGACTGAGTGTGGCAAAGCCTTCGTCTCCAAGTATAAGCTGATGAG ACACATGGCTACGCACTCTCCCCAGAAGACGCACCAGTGCACTCATTGTGAAAAGACTTTCAACCGGAAGGATCATCTGAAGAATCACCTCCAGACCCACGATCCCAACAAGATGATCTACGCCTGCGAAGATTGTGGCAAGAAATACCACACCATGCTGGGCTACAAGAGGCACATGGCCCTGCATTCGGCCAGCAGCGGCGATCTCACCTGCGGCGTCTGCACCCTGGAGCTGGGGAGCACCGAGGTCCTGCTGGACCACCTCAAGTCTCACGCGGAAGAAAAGGCCCACCACGCGCCCAGGGAGAAGAAACACCAGTGCGACCACTGCGAGAGATGCTTCTACACCCGGAAGGATGTGCGTCGCCACCTGGTGGTCCACACAGGATGCAAGGACTTCCTGTGTCAGTTCTGCGCCCAGAGATTTGGGCGCAAAGACCACCTCACTCGTCACACCAAGAAGACCCACTCCCAGGAGCTGATGCAAGAGAGCCTGCAAGCAGGAGAATACCAGGGCGGTTACCAACCCATTGCGCCTCCGTTCCAGATCAAGGCTGATCCCATGCCTCCTTTCCAGTTAGAAATGCCCCCCGAGAGCGGGCTTGATGGGGGCTTGCCTCCTGAGATTCATGGTCTAGTGCTTGCTTCCCCAGAGGAGGTTCCCCAGCCTATGCTGTCTATGCCGCCAATGCAGCCAATGCCAGAGCAGCCTTTCACTCTGCACCCTGGGGtagttccctcctctcctcccccgaTCATTCTTCAGGAGCATAAGTACAGCCCAGTTCCTACCTCTTTTGCCCCGTTCGTAAGCATGCCGATGAAAGCAGATCTCAAGGGCTTTTGCAACATGGGTCTCTTTGAGGAATTTCCTCTGCAAGAGTGTCAGTCGCCTGTCAAGTTCAGTCAGTGCTTTGAGATGGCTAAGGAGGGGTTTGGGAAGGTCACCCTGCCCAAAGAGCTGCTGGTAGATGCTGTAAATATAGCCATTCCTGGCTCTCTGGAGATTTCCTCTCTCTTGGGGTTCTGGCagctgccccctcctcctccccagaaTGGCTTCATGAATGGCACCATCCCTGTGGGGGCCGGGGAGCCGCTGCCCCATAGGATAACTTGCCTGGCACAGCAGCAGCCACCACCTCTGCTAcctccgccgccgccgctgccgctgccaGAGCCGCTGCCACAGCCACAGCTGCCGCCACAGTTTCAGTTgcagctccagccccagccccagatgCAGCCCCAGATGCAGCTGCAGCCTCTACAGCTGCAGCTGCCCCAGCTGCTGCCCCAGCTGCAGCCCGAGcctgagccagagccagagccagaggaagaagaggaagaagaggaagagatagaagaagaggaagagatcgaagaagaggaagaggccgaaccagaggcagaagaagaagaggaggcagaagatgaagaggaggcagaggaagaggaagaagagccaCAGCCAGAAGAAGCCCAAATAGCAATGAGCGCTGTGAATATGGGCCAGCCCCCGCTACCCCCGACCCCTCATGTTTTCACAGCTGGCACCAACACCGCTATCCTGCCCCATTTCCACCACGCGTTCAGATAA